One genomic region from Gammaproteobacteria bacterium encodes:
- the rph gene encoding ribonuclease PH: MRPSGRSSDQLRPITFTRNYTKHAEGSVLVEFGDTKVLCTASIEKGVPRWLKGKGQGWVTAEYGMLPRSTGSRMGREAASGRQGGRTMEIQRLIARSLRAVVNLEALGERNIVVDCDVIQADGGTRTASITGGFVALADAMQGLVDGGKIKKNPIIGQVASVSVGIYNGVPVLDLDYAEDSNAETDMNVVMNDAGAFIEVQGTAEGHAFRQEELNAMLALAKSGIAELIEHQKDVLSA; the protein is encoded by the coding sequence CTGCGTCCCAGCGGACGTTCCTCCGACCAGCTTCGCCCCATCACATTTACCCGTAATTACACCAAGCATGCCGAGGGATCGGTGCTGGTGGAGTTCGGTGATACCAAGGTGTTGTGCACCGCCAGTATCGAAAAGGGCGTGCCGCGCTGGTTGAAGGGCAAGGGCCAGGGCTGGGTGACGGCGGAATACGGCATGTTGCCGCGCTCCACCGGCAGCCGCATGGGCCGCGAGGCGGCGAGCGGCCGGCAGGGTGGGCGCACCATGGAGATCCAGCGCCTGATCGCCCGCTCGCTGCGGGCGGTGGTGAATCTGGAGGCCCTGGGCGAGCGCAACATCGTGGTCGATTGTGACGTGATCCAGGCCGACGGCGGTACCCGCACCGCGTCCATCACGGGCGGATTTGTGGCCCTGGCCGACGCCATGCAGGGGCTGGTGGATGGGGGCAAGATCAAGAAAAACCCCATCATCGGCCAGGTGGCCTCGGTGTCGGTGGGGATCTACAACGGTGTGCCGGTGCTGGATCTGGATTATGCCGAGGACTCCAACGCCGAGACCGACATGAACGTAGTGATGAACGACGCCGGCGCCTTCATCGAGGTGCAGGGCACCGCCGAGGGCCACGCCTTCCGCCAGGAAGAGCTGAACGCGATGCTGGCCCTGGCGAAATCCGGCATCGCTGAGCTCATCGAGCACCAGAAAGACGTGCTGTCGGCGTGA
- the rpmB gene encoding 50S ribosomal protein L28: MAKVCQVTGKRPTTGNNVSHANNKTRRRFLPNLHSHRFWVESENRFVRLRVTASGMRLIDKKGIDTVLADIRGRGEKV, from the coding sequence ATGGCTAAAGTCTGTCAGGTGACGGGAAAACGCCCCACCACTGGCAACAACGTATCGCACGCGAATAACAAGACGCGTCGCCGTTTCCTGCCCAACCTGCACTCACATCGTTTTTGGGTGGAGAGCGAAAACCGCTTTGTGCGCCTGCGTGTTACCGCCAGCGGCATGCGCCTTATCGACAAAAAGGGTATCGACACCGTCCTGGCCGACATCCGTGGCCGCGGCGAAAAGGTCTAG
- the rpmG gene encoding 50S ribosomal protein L33, giving the protein MRDKIRLVSSAGTGHFYTTDKNKKTMPEKMEIKKFDPVVRKHVLYKEAKIK; this is encoded by the coding sequence ATGCGTGACAAAATCAGACTCGTATCCAGTGCCGGCACCGGCCACTTTTACACCACCGACAAAAACAAGAAAACCATGCCTGAAAAAATGGAGATCAAGAAGTTTGATCCCGTGGTGCGCAAGCACGTGCTGTACAAGGAAGCCAAGATCAAATAA
- a CDS encoding YfaZ family outer membrane protein has translation MSARILSTFLLILTGTTLSATASAQRLDITLKQDSARFSYVTLIGGSTFGRTEMNTGLLYNEDENLAVDIGLQVIDVAGSKTPGLELGVGPRFYYLHHDDTDSNAAAVALGGQLRYKLGSVQRLAFIGSAFYAPRITSTLDANNMYEFGAGIAYELLPTANVYLLYRRIRADFTKGIGSENIDNGTSIGLSFTF, from the coding sequence GTGTCCGCACGCATCCTGAGCACTTTTCTACTCATCCTGACCGGCACCACACTGAGCGCCACCGCCAGCGCCCAACGCCTCGACATCACCCTGAAGCAGGACAGCGCCCGTTTTTCCTACGTCACCCTGATCGGCGGCTCCACTTTTGGTCGCACGGAGATGAACACCGGCCTGCTCTACAACGAAGACGAAAACCTGGCGGTGGATATCGGCCTGCAGGTCATCGACGTGGCCGGCAGCAAGACGCCGGGGCTGGAGCTGGGCGTCGGCCCCCGCTTCTATTATCTGCACCACGATGACACCGACTCCAATGCCGCCGCCGTCGCCTTGGGCGGGCAGCTGCGCTACAAACTGGGCAGCGTGCAGCGCCTTGCCTTCATCGGTAGCGCCTTTTATGCCCCCCGCATCACCTCGACCCTGGATGCCAACAATATGTACGAGTTCGGTGCCGGCATCGCCTATGAGCTGCTGCCCACCGCCAATGTCTATCTGCTGTATCGCCGCATCCGCGCCGATTTCACCAAGGGCATCGGCTCTGAGAACATCGATAACGGCACCTCCATCGGCCTCAGCTTCACCTTTTAG
- a CDS encoding ComF family protein, with the protein MNRWIQNIQSGLAVAVLPPVCVLCGEAGVRAPGGSSDLCLACRTALPWAENPCARCALPLPATAVEALCGRCQTQPPAFHACLAPFRYGSPLDHLLQGLKFNGRLAQARLLGELMADWLGAVVEAPPDQLIPVPLHAARLRERGFNQALELARPIARQFGLPLNIHGVRRRRATPPQSDLSRQQRLKNIRGAFEVVQPLGAHVVIIDDVMTTGSTADELARTLLGAGAERVEVWVCARA; encoded by the coding sequence GTGAACCGATGGATACAAAACATACAATCCGGGCTGGCGGTCGCGGTGCTGCCGCCGGTCTGCGTACTCTGCGGCGAGGCGGGGGTTCGCGCGCCCGGGGGCAGCAGCGATCTCTGCCTGGCCTGCCGCACGGCCCTGCCCTGGGCCGAAAACCCCTGCGCCCGCTGCGCCCTGCCACTGCCCGCGACGGCGGTGGAGGCCCTGTGCGGGCGCTGCCAGACGCAGCCGCCCGCCTTCCATGCCTGTCTGGCGCCATTCCGGTACGGGTCGCCGCTGGATCACCTGTTACAGGGGCTCAAATTTAATGGCCGGCTGGCCCAGGCGCGCCTGCTGGGCGAGCTGATGGCGGACTGGCTGGGTGCGGTGGTGGAGGCGCCGCCGGATCAACTGATTCCGGTGCCCCTGCATGCCGCACGCCTGAGGGAGCGGGGCTTTAATCAGGCGCTGGAGCTGGCCCGTCCCATCGCCCGGCAGTTTGGGCTGCCGCTCAACATCCACGGCGTGCGCCGGCGGCGGGCGACGCCGCCGCAGTCAGATCTGTCGCGGCAGCAACGGCTGAAGAATATCCGGGGCGCGTTCGAGGTGGTGCAGCCGCTCGGCGCCCATGTGGTGATCATCGATGATGTGATGACCACTGGCAGTACCGCCGATGAGCTGGCGCGGACGTTGCTGGGTGCGGGGGCCGAACGTGTGGAGGTGTGGGTGTGCGCCCGGGCCTGA
- the bioB gene encoding biotin synthase BioB: protein MDNATYQRIDAITQRILGGDAGEATAAEGQWLIGLHHDYLPWLMAGADRIRKANRGNQIEVCAISNVRSGNCSENCSFCSQSGHHKQTTAPVYGFIESEDLSQQARRAREWGASDFGVVSKGWGMRSQKERQKLGEYFDTLSQQSDIGRCASLGVLTEDTATELKGMGLENYHHNLESAESFFHNVCTSHTYQENIDTIRHARDAGLRVCAGGILGMGESLDQRIELAIQLRDLGVESVPLNFLSPQTGTPMADRKPMAAFEILQSIAVFRYLLPRAEIRIAGGRQFLGDMQSMIFMAGASGVMIGDYLTTSGRSVNDDLQMFDALKLQVRGDTQQRRNAEQSRNAVG from the coding sequence ATGGACAACGCCACCTACCAACGCATCGACGCCATCACCCAACGCATTCTTGGCGGCGATGCCGGCGAGGCCACCGCGGCCGAGGGCCAGTGGCTCATCGGCCTGCACCACGACTACCTGCCCTGGCTGATGGCGGGCGCCGACCGCATCCGCAAGGCCAACCGGGGTAACCAGATCGAAGTCTGCGCCATCTCCAATGTGCGCTCGGGCAATTGCTCGGAAAACTGCTCGTTCTGCTCCCAGAGCGGCCACCACAAACAGACCACCGCCCCGGTCTACGGCTTTATCGAAAGTGAGGACCTGAGCCAGCAGGCCCGGCGCGCCCGCGAATGGGGGGCCAGCGACTTCGGTGTGGTCTCCAAGGGCTGGGGCATGCGTTCGCAAAAAGAACGCCAAAAACTGGGGGAGTATTTCGACACCCTGTCGCAGCAGTCCGACATCGGCCGTTGCGCCAGCCTCGGGGTGCTCACCGAAGACACCGCCACCGAATTAAAAGGCATGGGCCTGGAAAACTATCACCACAATCTGGAATCCGCCGAGAGCTTCTTCCACAACGTCTGCACCTCGCACACCTATCAGGAAAATATCGACACCATCCGCCACGCCCGTGACGCCGGCCTGCGGGTCTGCGCCGGCGGCATCCTGGGCATGGGCGAGAGCCTCGACCAGCGCATCGAGCTGGCCATCCAGCTGCGCGACCTCGGCGTGGAATCCGTGCCGCTGAACTTTCTCAGCCCACAAACCGGCACGCCCATGGCCGACCGCAAACCGATGGCGGCCTTCGAGATCCTGCAAAGCATCGCCGTGTTCCGTTACCTGTTGCCCCGGGCCGAGATCCGCATCGCCGGCGGCCGCCAGTTTCTCGGTGACATGCAGTCGATGATCTTCATGGCCGGCGCTTCCGGGGTGATGATCGGTGACTACCTCACCACCAGCGGTCGTAGCGTCAATGACGATCTGCAGATGTTCGATGCGCTCAAGTTGCAGGTGCGTGGCGACACTCAGCAGCGCCGTAACGCAGAACAAAGTCGCAATGCCGTTGGCTAA
- the bioF gene encoding 8-amino-7-oxononanoate synthase: MKPQSLDATLSPALQQRREQSLYRQRCIVDGPQAVCLSLGGQSVINFCSNDYLGLANHPQLRAALTRGAEQYGVGSGASHLINGHSHAHHALEEELAEFVGRPRALLFSTGYMANLGVITSLVGKGDVILEDRINHASLIDGGLLSGARLQRYLHADSASLDTHLQKIAIKNSAGRRLIATDGVFSMDGDLAPLPALAGAAQQHDAWLMVDDAHGLGVIGRQGRGTVDHFGLAQSQVPVLMGTLGKAFGTFGAFVAGSEALIETLIQQARSYIYTTALPPAIAEATRTSLELVRTGDDRREQLDALISQFRRGAEQLGLPLMASSTPIQPLLIGDSAQAVALSDALLEQHQIMVSAIRPPTVPDGSARLRITLCAGHTPAQIEQLLSALSACLRKVSA, translated from the coding sequence ATGAAACCACAATCCCTGGACGCAACCCTTAGCCCTGCCCTGCAACAACGCCGCGAGCAGTCCCTCTATCGTCAACGCTGCATTGTCGATGGGCCGCAGGCTGTCTGTTTATCGTTAGGCGGACAGAGTGTAATCAATTTTTGCAGCAACGATTACCTCGGCCTCGCCAATCATCCGCAACTGCGCGCCGCGCTGACACGTGGCGCCGAGCAGTACGGAGTCGGCTCCGGCGCCTCACACCTCATCAACGGCCACAGCCACGCCCATCATGCCCTGGAAGAGGAGCTGGCCGAGTTTGTGGGTCGGCCCCGCGCGCTATTATTTTCCACAGGTTATATGGCCAACCTCGGCGTGATCACCAGCCTGGTGGGCAAGGGTGATGTGATCCTGGAAGACCGCATCAATCACGCCTCGCTGATCGACGGCGGGCTGTTATCCGGCGCGCGCCTGCAACGCTACCTGCACGCGGACAGTGCATCACTCGATACGCATTTACAAAAAATCGCGATAAAAAATAGTGCCGGTCGGCGCCTCATTGCCACCGATGGCGTGTTCAGCATGGATGGTGACCTGGCGCCGCTACCTGCACTGGCAGGCGCCGCGCAACAACACGATGCCTGGTTGATGGTCGACGACGCTCACGGCCTGGGCGTCATCGGCCGACAAGGACGCGGCACGGTCGACCACTTTGGACTCGCACAATCACAAGTCCCTGTACTCATGGGTACACTGGGCAAGGCCTTCGGCACCTTCGGCGCCTTTGTCGCCGGCAGCGAGGCCCTGATTGAGACCCTGATCCAGCAGGCGCGCAGCTACATCTATACCACGGCGCTGCCGCCCGCCATCGCCGAGGCCACACGCACCAGCCTCGAGCTGGTGCGCACAGGTGATGATCGCCGCGAGCAGCTCGACGCGCTGATCAGCCAGTTTCGGCGTGGCGCGGAACAGCTCGGCCTGCCATTGATGGCATCGAGCACACCGATTCAGCCGCTGCTGATCGGCGACTCGGCACAGGCCGTGGCGCTCAGTGACGCCCTGCTGGAACAGCATCAGATTATGGTTAGCGCCATCCGGCCACCCACCGTGCCGGACGGCAGCGCCCGACTGCGCATCACTCTGTGCGCCGGCCACACCCCGGCACAGATCGAGCAACTGCTGTCCGCGCTATCGGCCTGCCTGCGCAAGGTCTCGGCATGA
- the bioH gene encoding pimeloyl-ACP methyl ester esterase BioH, producing MSLFTHTCGEGPDLVLLHGWGMNGDVWEGLLPTLSQHYRTTIVDLPGHGRSLDCPRDYSLANLSAVLADVMPAQASLVGWSLGGMLATQFTLDHPQRIHKLALVASAPKFVRDSDWAEGVEPDVLDGFAAGLRQDFQQTIRRFIAIQAMGSEHARDQQRSLRERVFRHGNPQPAALEGGLNILRQADLRPRLAEIRCPSLLLVGEHDALFRRRAAEQTLELLPQANLTLIPGAGHAPFLSHPAIFLAALQAFL from the coding sequence ATGAGTCTGTTTACCCATACCTGCGGCGAGGGCCCCGATCTTGTGCTGCTGCACGGCTGGGGCATGAATGGCGATGTGTGGGAGGGCCTGCTGCCCACCCTGTCACAGCACTATCGCACCACCATTGTGGACCTGCCCGGCCACGGCCGCAGCCTGGACTGTCCCCGCGATTACAGTCTCGCCAACCTGTCCGCGGTGCTGGCCGATGTCATGCCCGCGCAGGCCAGTCTCGTCGGCTGGTCACTGGGCGGCATGCTCGCCACCCAGTTTACGTTAGATCATCCGCAGCGCATCCACAAACTGGCGCTGGTCGCCAGCGCCCCGAAATTTGTCCGCGACAGCGACTGGGCGGAGGGCGTCGAGCCCGATGTGCTGGACGGTTTCGCCGCCGGGCTCAGGCAGGACTTCCAGCAAACCATCCGCCGCTTTATCGCCATCCAGGCCATGGGCAGCGAGCACGCCCGCGACCAACAACGCAGCCTGCGTGAACGCGTGTTTCGACATGGCAATCCGCAACCCGCCGCACTGGAAGGCGGTCTCAACATTCTGCGTCAGGCCGACCTGCGCCCCCGCCTGGCGGAGATTCGCTGTCCCAGCCTGTTGCTTGTCGGCGAGCACGATGCGCTATTTCGACGCCGCGCCGCCGAGCAGACGCTGGAACTGCTTCCGCAGGCCAATCTGACCTTGATCCCCGGTGCCGGACATGCCCCGTTTCTGTCCCATCCGGCGATCTTTCTCGCCGCTTTACAGGCCTTTTTATAG
- the bioC gene encoding malonyl-ACP O-methyltransferase BioC, which produces MTAPPSPLLQLEKQRVRAAFDAAAERYDDVAILQREIGERIIERLELVKLKPASILDIGAGTGVGTVTLSARYPQARVIALDLAPNMLKQARRRGSWFSRCKGQLLQRRGFICGDAEQLPFADHSFDLIYSNATLQWCADLDHTFSELNRVLRPGGLLMFSTFGPDTLKELRASWQAADASLNVSLEHTAHVHDFIDMHDIGDAMLRAGLADPVMDVENFTLTYPDVYQLMRELKTLGANNVTSGRRPTLTGKHRIRNMVTAYEHFRTDGHLPATYEVVYGHAWAPDHVARHTDRPLEVSIPITQLHATRRR; this is translated from the coding sequence ATGACCGCACCCCCTTCACCGCTATTACAACTTGAAAAACAACGGGTCCGCGCCGCCTTCGATGCCGCGGCCGAACGCTATGATGATGTCGCCATCCTGCAACGGGAGATCGGCGAGCGTATTATTGAGCGCCTAGAACTGGTGAAACTCAAACCCGCCAGCATTCTCGATATTGGCGCCGGCACCGGCGTCGGCACCGTAACGCTGTCTGCCCGCTACCCGCAGGCACGGGTGATCGCCCTGGACCTCGCCCCCAACATGCTGAAGCAGGCGCGCCGTCGCGGCAGCTGGTTTTCGCGCTGCAAGGGCCAGCTGCTCCAGCGGCGCGGCTTCATCTGCGGCGATGCGGAACAGCTGCCCTTTGCCGACCACAGCTTTGATCTGATCTATTCCAACGCCACCCTGCAATGGTGCGCCGATCTTGATCACACCTTCAGCGAACTGAACCGGGTACTGCGCCCTGGCGGCCTGCTGATGTTTTCCACCTTTGGACCCGACACCCTGAAGGAGCTGCGCGCCAGCTGGCAGGCCGCCGACGCCAGCCTTAACGTCAGCCTCGAGCATACCGCCCACGTGCACGACTTTATTGATATGCACGACATCGGCGATGCCATGCTGCGCGCCGGTCTGGCCGACCCGGTGATGGATGTGGAAAATTTCACCCTCACCTACCCCGACGTCTATCAACTCATGCGTGAGCTCAAGACCCTGGGCGCCAACAACGTCACCAGCGGCAGGCGTCCGACCCTGACCGGCAAGCACCGGATCCGGAACATGGTCACGGCCTACGAACACTTCCGTACCGACGGCCATCTGCCCGCCACCTACGAGGTGGTCTACGGCCATGCCTGGGCCCCGGACCACGTTGCCAGGCACACAGACCGACCCCTTGAGGTCAGCATCCCTATCACCCAGCTACACGCGACCCGCCGACGCTGA
- the bioD gene encoding dethiobiotin synthase has translation MARGFFITGTDTDVGKTTIALGLMVALKNAGLTVAAMKPVSAGCVNTDHGLRNDDAVRLMHQASIDLPYALVNPYAFEPAIAPHIAAEDQQVEMDIDSLLRAYRQIAEQVEVVIVEGAGGWQVPLNRHQTMADLAQALQADVIQVVGLKLGCLNHALLTAQGIAAQGLRHTAWVANHGVADMPCGAENIQALQQRLPGRCLGIVPALTPADADPLRAEDIARYLDIGAIL, from the coding sequence ATGGCGCGCGGATTTTTTATCACCGGCACCGACACCGATGTGGGCAAAACCACGATTGCGCTCGGCTTGATGGTTGCACTAAAAAATGCAGGCCTGACGGTCGCCGCCATGAAACCTGTCTCCGCAGGTTGCGTAAACACCGACCATGGGCTGCGTAATGATGATGCTGTGCGGCTCATGCATCAGGCCAGCATCGACTTGCCGTATGCGCTGGTAAACCCCTACGCCTTTGAGCCTGCCATCGCCCCGCACATCGCCGCCGAAGATCAACAGGTGGAGATGGATATCGACAGCCTGTTACGGGCATACCGGCAAATTGCCGAACAGGTGGAGGTGGTGATTGTAGAGGGCGCGGGCGGCTGGCAGGTGCCCCTCAACCGACACCAGACCATGGCCGACCTCGCCCAGGCCCTGCAGGCGGACGTCATTCAGGTGGTGGGCCTGAAACTGGGTTGCCTGAATCACGCCCTGCTGACCGCACAGGGCATCGCTGCCCAGGGCCTGCGCCACACGGCATGGGTGGCCAATCACGGTGTCGCCGATATGCCTTGTGGCGCTGAAAATATTCAGGCCCTGCAACAACGCCTGCCCGGACGGTGTCTGGGCATCGTGCCGGCACTCACCCCGGCCGATGCCGACCCGTTGCGGGCCGAGGACATCGCCAGGTATCTGGATATCGGCGCAATCCTGTAG